The nucleotide window ACGCCGAACCAGAGTTCGCTGGCGGCCACCGGGTTCCACACGCCGAGCTTGCCCGACTCGTTCACCTTCTCGACGAACGCGGAGATGATCCAGGCCACCAGCCAGGCGGCCAGACCGGTCACCACACCGGTCATGACCACGCCGCCGGCGAACGTGACGGGGTTGATGTCCGGACCACGACGAGGTTTCGCCGGCCGGCCCTGCTCGTAGCCGCCCTGGTTGTAGCCGGCCTGGCCCGCGTACGGATCGGCCGCGTAGGGATCTCTCGCATACGGGTCGTTCTGACTGCTGTAGGCCCGTGACTCGGGGGTGTAGCCGGACTCGTAGCGCGCGGTCCGAGGGTCACGGGGATCCTGGTAGCTCATGGCGTTCTCCTCGCCGGCCGGTTCTCGAAGCCGATGGTCGGATCCGGTGTCGGTCGGATCAGGTGTGTGGGCCTGGCATGCTCAACTGCACGTCGACGGCGGTCGTCTGCGTGCAGTCTACTCAGGCCCGGCCGCGATCCGGAGGCGTCCGTGCCGCGTTTACGCGGGTGGGCCCCGGTGGGGCCGGTGCCGTTTATGCTGAGCCGCATGGCCTATCCGCGGGAGAACCTGGCACCGGGTGAGCGTGTCGTCCTCCATCGACATCCGCACTGGAAGTGCCTGTTGGGGCCGTTTCTGCTGTTCGCGATCGTGACCGCCGCCGCGGGCGTACTACTCGGCGTCATCGCCTCGTCGTCGTTGCGGTCGACACCGCAGACCGTCCTGCTCATCGTCGTCGCGGTGGTCTGGGCGGCCGGCTTCTGCTGGTACTTCATTCGCCCGTTGTTGGCCTGGAAGACAACGCATTTCGTGCTCACCGACCGACGGGTGATGTTTCGCAACGGCATCGTCACCCGGTCGGGGATCGACATCCCGATCCGTCGGATCAACACCGTCGAGTTCCGGCACGGCCTCGTCGACCGGATGCTGCGCACCGGCACCCTGGTCATCGAATCGGCATCCGACGAGCCGCTGTCCTTCGACGACATCCCGCAGGTGGAGAGGGTGCATGCGCTGCTCTACCACGAGGTGCTCGACGTGCACGACGACGAAGGTCATACGTGGGAGGGACGCCGGCGCGACTCCTATGACCAGCCCGGCGCCGGTACCGCTCCCACCGGGGACCGGTCCGATCGCGGGGGGCGTGACCGATGACCACCGTGTTGCTCGCCGAGGACGACGCCGCGATCGCCGAGCCGCTCGCGCGGGCACTGACGCGCGAGGGCTACGGCTGCGAAGTCGTCTCGACCGGCGCCGACGCCCTCGAGAAGGCCCTGGACACCCGCTACGAGTTGCTCATCCTCGACCTCGGACTCCCGGTCCTCGACGGCCTGGAGGTGTGCCGGCGGGTGCGCGCCCAACGTCCCGCGCTGGCCGTGCTGATGTTGACCGCGCGCACCGACGAGGTGGACTTCGTGGTCGGACTCGATGCCGGTGCCGACGACTACGTCGGCAAACCGTTCCGCCTGGCCGAACTGCTGGCCCGGGTGCGCGCCCTGCTGCGGCGTCGCCAGCCCGGCGACGTGGTGCTCGAGGGCGGTGCCCTGCGCCTGGACGCACGCGCGCGGCGCGTCCTGGTGAACGGGCACGATCTCACCCTCGCGAACCGGGAGTTCGACCTCCTGCGCTTCCTGATGGAACGCGCCGGTGAGGTGGTGACCCGGGAGGAGATCCTCACCGAGGTGTGGGGTTCGGCCGACCTGCGGTCGTCGAAGACCCTCGACATGCACATCTCCTGGTTGCGCCGGAAGATCGGCGACGACCGCCACGATCGTCCTCGCCACATCGTGACCGTGCGCGGCGTCGGCTTCCGCTTCGACTCGTAGCAGTCATGCGCCGTCGCCTGCTCACCACCACGATCGCCGTCCTGCTGGCGGTCGGTGGTCTGCTGGGTATCCCGCTGAGCGTCGTCGCGTGGTGGTGGGTGGCCGAGAACGCCCATCAAGACCTCGACAACCGGCTCAAGATCGTCGCCGACCAGCTGATCCGGCAGGAGGGTGCCGACGGCCGGATCCCGCCGGAATCGCTCGACCGCGACGCCTTCGAGCTGCTGCTGCCGCCGAACGGCCGCCTGACGGTCACCTTCCCCGACCCCACCGGGACCCCGCAGCGCACGGTCGTGGGTGCCGAGATCGACGGTTCACGCCTGTCGGAGTCGATCGCGCTGGGTGCCGCGGGGACACTGACCCTGTCGATACCGCGGGACGAGGTGCGCAACGACCAGTTCACCGCGGCCTCGATCGTCGCCATCATCGTCGTCGCGTCCGTCATCGGCGGCACGGTGGTCGCCGCGGTCACCGCGGGACGGATCGTCGACCCCCTCACCGACCTCGCGAACCGTGCCGCGACCATGGGCCGGGGCGATTTCCGGACGCAGTGGAAGATGTACGGCATCGCCGAACTCGACCGGGTCTCACGGGCGCTGGCCGACGCGAACGCCGAACTCGCCCTGCGTCTCGAACGCGAGCGGGAGGTCGCCGGCGACGCCTCGCACCAGCTCCGCAGCCGCCTCACCGCGATCCAGCTGCGTCTGGAGGAACTCACCCTGCACGACGATCCGGCCGTGGTCACCGAAGCCGAGGCAGCGCTCGATCAGATAGAACGGCTCGCCTGCGAGCTCGACGACCTGGTCGAGGCATCACGCGCCGACGAGCCCGCCCCGGTGTTCGTGGACGTGTCGGGCATGCTCACCACCCTGGTCGGGGACTTCCGGCAGGTCTTCGAGGCGCGGGGTCGCGAGCTGGTCGTCACCTTCGACGGCGTGCCGCATGCGTTGACCTCCAACCCGGGCCGGCTCCGGGAGGCGGTCAGCGTGCTCGTCGACAACGCGCTGCACCACGGCCGCGGGACCTGCCGGATCCACGTGGGCACACTGCCCGCGGGCGACCTGGTGCGCATCACCGTCGCGGACGAGGGCGACGGGGTGGCCGACGAGATTGCCGCCCACATCTTCCGCCGGGGCTTCTCCGGCGGCGGCCGGCCGGGTGCGGGCCGCAGCGGGGTCGGACTCTCCCTGGCCCGGGCGCTCATCGAATCCGACGGGGGACGGCTCGAACTCACCGTCCGCCGGCCCCCGGTCTTCGCGATCGTCGTGCCCGCCCGGCTGGTCACCGGACGCGAGCACTTCGGCACCGACCGCGGCGACACCGAACTCGCCGTCGGCATCGACGAGAAGTCAGGCCGGTCCGCCGACTCCGGCGTCAGGCGTGACCGAGTTCCTCATCGTTGAGTTCGGCGAGCGAGGGATGCAGGTCGGTGGACCCCGCGTCGCCTCCGCGGAGCTGCTCCTCGGGAAACGCGAACTTGCGCAGCGCCCAGAACCGGAACGCCATCTGCATCAGATTGCCGATGATGTAGCCGAGCACGAAGTCGATGATCACGATCTCGGACACGCTGAGGTTGGAGCGCATGTCGAAGACGTTGTTGGCGACGAACAGCGGTGCCGCCTGCAGGATCACGCCGATGCCGCTGATGGCGAAGAACAGCATCGCCTCGTGGTGCCGCTCGCGGCCGCCGCGGTTCTTGAACGCCCACTCGCGATTGAGTACGTAGCTCAGGATCGTGGCCAGGACGCCGGCGATGACCTTGGCGATCACCGGTTTCGTCTCGAGGACCGTGAGGCTCAGGCTGTAGAAGATCGCGAGGTCGAAGACGAAGGTAGTGCCGCCGACCATCGCGAACTTGATCAGTTCGTGGTGCCGCATCACGAGCCGACGAGCCGGCGCTGGGAGGCGGGCGATCATCTCGTCGATCAATGGCACAAGATCCGAGTGTACGAAACGACAACCGCCGGGCACTTCCTGGGCGGTTGTGCGAATGACGCCGACCACATGCCACGATGGTTCGCGTGAATCCACGCGAGCAGGTCGACGGCGCCGTGGCCCCGTCGTCGCAGGTGCCGCCGGTGCCCGACACCGGACGCGCGAACGGCGGGTCGTCGGGGATGCCGACCGTCACCATGATCGGCGGCGGCCAGCTCGCTCGGATGACCCATCAGGCGGCCATCGCCCTCGGCCAGTGCCTGCGCGTGCTGGCCGCCTCGGAGGCCGATCCGGCGGCACAGGTCAGTGCCGACATCGTCCTCGGGTCCCACGACGACCTCGATGACCTGCGCCGCGCCGCGGCCGGGTCGGTCGCCCTGACCTTCGACCACGAAGGCGTCCCGCTGGAGCATCTCCGCGCGCTCGAAGCCGAGGGCGTCGCCGTTCTCCCGCCGCCGGCCGCACTGCATTTCGCGCAGGACAAGCTCGCGATGCGTGTCCGGCTGGCCGAACTCGGCCTGCCGGTGCCCGATTTCGCCGACCTGTCCGGAGATCGCGCGGCGGCCCGCTCACGTCTGATCGAGTTCGGCGAGGCCAACGACTGGGCCATCGTCGTGAAGGCGGTGCGCGGAGGCTACGACGGACGCGGTGTGTGGCTCGTCGACGGTGCGCAGGACGCACTCGCCGTCTTCGACGACCATCCCGAGGACGCGCCGGCGCTGCTCGCCGAACAGAAGGTGCCGATGCGGCGCGAGCTCTCGGCGATGATCGCCCGGTCGCCGTTCGGCCAGGGCGGGGCGTGGCCGGTGGTCGAGACCATCCAGCGCAACGGTCAATGCGCCGTCGTCCTGGCGCCCGCACCCGGGCTCGACGACGAGGTCGCCGCCTGCGCACAGCAGATGGCGCTGCGACTGGCAGACGAGCTCGGCGTGGTCGGTGTGATGGCGATGGAACTCTTCGAGACCGTGGACGGCGAGCTGGTCGTCAACGAGCTGGCGATGCGTCCGCACAACAGCGGGCACTGGACGATGGACGGGGCGGTGACCTCGCAGTTCGAGCAGCACCTTCGCGCGGTCCTCGACTATCCGCTCGGCAGCACGGTGCCGAGCGCACCGATGACCGTGATGGCCAACATCCTCGGCGCACCGGACGCGCCGGCGATGTCGATGGACGAGCGGCTGCACCATCTGATGGCCCGGATGCCCGAGGCCAAGGTGCACCTCTACGGCAAGGGCGAGCGACCCGATCGCAAGATCGGGCATGTGAACATCGTGGGGCGCGAAGGGGATTCGCCGGAATCGGTACGCGAACGCGCCGAGCGGGCGGCCCAGTGGATGTCGCGGGCGACGTGGACCGACGGATGGGATGAACATTCATGAGTGAGACACACGGCCCGCGGGTGGGCCTGATCATGGGCAGCGATTCGGACTGGCCGACGATGAAGGCAGCCGCCGAGGCGCTCGCCGAGTTCGACGTGCCGTTCCAGGTAGGTGTCGTCTCGGCGCACCGCACGCCGCAGCGCATGCTCGACTACGCGGCCGGTGCCGCCGACCACGGCATCGAGGTGATCATCGCGGGAGCCGGTGGCGCAGCTCATCTTCCGGGTATGGTCGCCTCCGCGACGCCGTTGCCGGTGATCGGCGTGCCGGTACCGCTGCGGCACCTCGACGGACTGGATTCACTGCTGTCGATCGTGCAGATGCCCGCCGGTGTCCCGGTGGCGACCGTCTCGGTCGGTGGGGCCCGCAACGCCGGTCTGCTCGCGGTTCGTATCCTCGCGGCCGCCGACCCAGGGCTGCGCGCCCGGATGGTCGAGTTCCAGCAGGGGCTCGAGCAGATGGTCCTCGACAAGGATGCGGCACTGCAGCAGGAATTGCTGGGGGAGTAGGACTCTCGTCGCGGTCAGGCCGTCGGCTGCAGGCCGAGTTTCTCGGTGAAGAAGGCGATGACCCGGTCGTAGGCCTCTCGCGTGGGTTGTCCCGGTTCGTCGCGCAGGTCCTCGGTGAGCACTGAATGTGGCCGCGGCAGCATCGAATCCGGGTTCGCGGACTCATCGGGTAGTTCGATGCCGATGAAGGCGTCGCCGAGGAGCTCCCGCAGATGAGCGAATCGGGCCTCCGGCACGAGCCGGTCGCCTCGGAAACGAAGACCCATCACCTTCAGACCCCGCGCGCAACGCGCTTGCACCAGTGCGAGATCCGACTCGCTCACGTCGATGGCGCGGGCGCGTCCGGGTAGCACCGCGAACGGCAGTGAGGGCTGGGACAACACCGGTGCGAGCATGCGGTCGTCGGTCGCCATCGCGAGCGCGAACCCGCCGGTGAAGCACATCCCGACCGCGCCGACCCCGGGCCCGCCGCACCGGTCGTGCTCGCGGGCGGCCAGCGCTCGCAACCACGACGCGACCGGGGATGTCTTGCCGGAGGCGAGGATGGTGAACTCGCGGGTGATGCACGCCCGGGCGATGGTGGTGAGCATGTTCGTGGCCGATCCGACGACGCCGAGATTCTCCGGACGCGGGTCGCGACCGTCGACGCCGAACAACGAGGGGAGCACCGCGGTGGCCCCGGCGCCGGCGATGCGGCGACCGACGTCGGCGACCTTGGGACTGATTCCCGGCATCTCGGCGATGACGATGACCGCCGGGCCACTACCGAGGCGATGCACTCGGCGGGTCGTCCCGCACAGCGTCACGTCCTCGGCGTCGAAGTCGTCGAGTGGATCGTCGGCCATGCGATCACGCCCGGTGCAGGGTGCCGAGGAGCGCGGACTCGAACAGCCGCGCCGGGATGCGTGCACCACGCGCGATGTCCGGTGAGTCGGAGGGCACCACCCGCGGACCCGTCACCCGGTAGTGCCGGTTCTTCCGGATCAGTCCGAAGCTGCCCGCGGCCTGCACGTTCCGGACCCAATCGGTGTGCCGCCCGTAGGTGAGGATGATCGTGAGCCGGTCGCCGTCGACCCACGCGAGCACCGGGATGGAGTAGTGCCGACCGGACTTGCGGCCGACGTGCTCGACCATCGCGTACGGGGCCACGCGGGGTGCCCATTGTCGCTGGATCGGGTTCGTCACTCGCTTGTTGAGGCGGGCCACCGCGCGGGGAATTCGCATGTCCCCACTGTGCCCGATCGGCGGCGCGCCCGCCGGGGTTCACGACAGGATCAGCGTGGCCTTCTCCATCTCGGCGATCGCCGAGATCCGCTCCGGCGAGGCCGCCGTGACGTGGACCAGACTGCCGCCCACCAGGAATGGTGCCAGGAGATGGTCGATCACCCGATCGGCCGTGTGCCACGGCCGGGTGGACACCACACGGGCGCCGGGACCGAGGCCGTCGCGCTCGGCGGTCGCCCGCGCGGCGGCCAGTACCGCGGTGGTCGGCTCTCCCTCGACCGCTGCCGATGCCGGCCCGCGGGAGAAGAACTGGTCGCCGTGGACGCGGACGACGCTGCCGTAGTCGCCGACGCCCGGCGGCAGATCACGCAGCGGCAGGGCGAACGGATCCAGCGAGGCGACCACGACCTCGTCGGCGTCCGGGTGATCGTCGAGACGATCACGGCTGGTGAACAAGACCAGCGGGGTGTCGTCGTCGATGTCGAGGTGCACGTCGGCGCCTGCCCAGAGGGCGCCGAGCAGAATGCCCGCGGTCTGCCAGTGTTCGGGTAGATCGACCGCGACGATGTCGCCCTCGACCACGCCGATCTCGTCGAGAAGATAGTTCGCGGTCTTGGCCGCCCAGTTGCCGAGGGTGGCGCCGGAGAGTTCGGTGCGCTCGCCGGTCGCGTCGTCGTAATAGGTCAGCAGCGGACGCGAATGATCGGCGACCGCATCGAAGATCGCATCGGTGACGGTGTTCAGTTCACGCACATCGGCCCCTCGTTGCCCGCCGTGATCGGCGGACGCTTGTTGCCGACGCGCTCGCTCGCCGGGGTGTTGTCGGTCTGGTCGCCGGTGTCGCTGATCGAGCCCGGCCCGGCATAGGTGTTGGTGAGCACGACCTTGAACCGGTCGTCGGCCAGTGCGGGATCGGCCACGACCCGGGCGCCGCCCAGATCCTTCGCGAGAACCCGCGCCGCCTCGTTGTCGTCCTTGGCGTAGACGATGGAGTCTCTCGTGTCGGCCTTGCCGCTCGAGGTGGCACCGACCCGGAATCCCTTGTTGGTCAGGATGTTCGCCACGTTCGAGGCGAGGCCGTCGATGGTGCCGGCGTTGACCACGTCGACCGTGTAGTCGCCGCGCTGGATTCCCTTCGACTCCTTCGGAGCCAGCAGGTCCCCGGTGAACGTCTGGACCTCGCGCGGGTCCACCTCCACGACGCTCTGCTGTCCGTCCTCGCTCCAGCCCTGTTCGGTCACGATCGGGATGGTCGCGAACTTGACCCGGCCGCCGCTGAGATCCTTGAGCTGCTCGGCGAACCGGATGATGTCCCAGTCGTCGTCGATGACCACCGAACGCGAGACCGCGTTCTGCAACTCCGACAGCTTGCCCGGATCGGTGAGGGTGCCCGCGGAGAGGATCTTCTGGGTCAGCGACGCCATGAACGCCTGCTGGCGTGTGATGCGGTCCAGGTCGCCGCGGGGGAGTCCGTGCCGCTGGCGCACGAAGCTCAGTGCCTTGGGGCCGTTCAGTGTCTGGCGGCCGGCCTTGAACCGCGCGCCACTGTAGGGATCGCGGACCGCGTCGTTCAGGCAGACGTCGATGCCGCCGGCCGCGTTCGTGAGCAGCACGAAACCCAACAGACCGACCTCCGCGTAGTGGTCCACCTGCACACCGGTCAGGTTGGCGACCGTGTCCACCAACGCTTTCCGGCCCGCGAGCGTGCCCTCGGACTCGGCCTCGCCCTCCGACCTGCCCTCGCCGACCGCCCGGGCGCGGACGCTTTCGCGGGTCGTGCCGTAGGCGGCGTTGATCTTGCTCATCCCGATGCCGGGCACGTCGACGTAGGAGTCGCGGGGGATCGAGATCGCGGTCGCCGACGAGCCGTCGTCGGGGATGCGGATCAGCAGGATGGTGTCGGTGTTGGTCGCGACCTCGTCGCCCGAGCGCAGGAGCCGGAGCTCCTCCGGGGAGAGCGGGTTGCCCTTCGCATCGGTTCGCGAGTCGGTGCCCACGAGAAGGATGTCGACGGCACCGTCTTCGGCGCCGCCGAGGTCGAGTCCGCCGAGCTGGGTGATACGGGTCTGCAGATCCGACATGGTGTTCCACGCGTAGCCGGTGCACAACAGCACCGCCACGGATGCGACGGCGATGAGCGCACGGCCCCATCCCGCGCCCGACAGCCGGCCGCCTGTTCGCGGGGTGCCGCTCGGTGGGGTGGTCGGCGGGGTGGCCGGTGCGGCCGCCGTTGCCGCGGACTTGGTCGGTGTCGCCACCGTCGCCGGATCACGACGGCGTCCGGGCTTCGGTCCGGGCTTCGGTCCGGCCTTCGGTTCGGCTGCCTGTGCGCGGGGTGCCGGCTTGCCCTTCTTCTTCGCGTTCGGGGCCGGACGGGTGTGGATCTCGCCGGAGGTCCGTCGGACGGGCCGCGGTTCACCGGGACGACGGGGGCGGGTCGGTGCGGGTTCCACCGACTCCGGTGCCGCGCGGCGATCGCCGGCCGCCCGTCGTGCCGGGTTGCGCGGATCGGCGGCCGCCCGGCGCCGGGGGTCGCGGGGATCGGCGGCGCGACGTCGCTGCTGTTCCGGCGGGGGTTGGCGGCGCGCGCGGGGTGGGGGAGAACCGGGTTCACCGGGGCGCGGTTCGGCGCCGCGGGGGAACCCGCGGCCATCGGGTCCACCGTCGTGCGGGGGCCGCGCCGGGCGTCGACGGGCACCCGGCTCGGGGCCCCGCCGGTCGCCGGGCATCGGCTGACGCCCGTCCGGACCCGGCCCCGCCGGACGGCGCGCCTGCGAACGCCGGCGCGGGCCGTCGGATGGTGAATCCACTGGTGAACGGTCCCTTTCGAGGTCGAGACGTCGCGTCGGAGCGTCGACGCGGCAACGGTTACGCCTGAGGATGTCGATGCTGATGTGCAGGACGAGTCAGGTGTTGTGTGCTCTCGTCAGGCTACTGAAGTGATTCCGAAATTCGAGAACGCAACGCCGGGCGGGTGAGTAGCCGTCGTCACGTGTGCGGTCCGGGCGGAGTGGAGGACATCACCCGGGTCCGGCACGATGGTGCCCATGCGTGTCACGCCGAGCAACCCCACCGTGTACATCGTCGGAGCCGGCGGGCAACTCGGAACCGCCCTGCAGGAGCGCGCGGCGCGAGTCGACGACACGCTCGTGCGGCCGCTCACCTCGGCCGACATCGACATCGCCGACCCGACCTCGGTGGCCGCCGCGCTCGGCGACCTCGCCGCCGACGACGTCGTGGTGAACTGTGCGGCCTACACCGACGTCGACGGCGCGGAGTCCGACGAGGCCGGCGCGCGACGGGTCAACACCGTCGGGCCCGAGGTCCTCGCGGCCCGGACCGCCGAGGCCGGCGCGTGGCTCATCCACGTCTCGACCGACTACGTGTTCCCGGGGACCGCCGAGGCGGAGTCGCCGAAGGGCGCGGGCGGCGGATACGAGCCCGGCGACGTGAGCGGAACACCGGCCACCGTGTACGGCCGCACCAAACTCGACGGCGAACGCGCGGCGCTGGCGGCCGACCCGCGGGCCACCGTCGTGCGCACGGCGTGGGTGTACACCGGCGGACCCGACAGCCGCGACTTCGTCGGCACGATGCGGCGTCTCGAGCAGTCACGGGAGACGGTGTCGGTCGTCGACGACCAGCTCGGGTCGCCCACCTATTCGCACGATCTCGCCGACGGCCTCTGGGAACTGGTCGAGGGCGGAGCGCGTCCCGAGGTCGCCGGTGCGGTCCTGCATGCGACGAACTCGGGCAGTGCCACGTGGTTCGACGTCGCCCGAGGCGTCTTCGAGGAGATCGGGGCACAGCCCGACCGGGTCCTGCCCACCACGACCGCGGATTTCCCTCGCCCGGCGCCGCGTCCGGCCTACTC belongs to Gordonia sp. KTR9 and includes:
- a CDS encoding GtrA family protein, translating into MPLIDEMIARLPAPARRLVMRHHELIKFAMVGGTTFVFDLAIFYSLSLTVLETKPVIAKVIAGVLATILSYVLNREWAFKNRGGRERHHEAMLFFAISGIGVILQAAPLFVANNVFDMRSNLSVSEIVIIDFVLGYIIGNLMQMAFRFWALRKFAFPEEQLRGGDAGSTDLHPSLAELNDEELGHA
- a CDS encoding LCP family glycopolymer transferase, producing the protein MDSPSDGPRRRSQARRPAGPGPDGRQPMPGDRRGPEPGARRRPARPPHDGGPDGRGFPRGAEPRPGEPGSPPPRARRQPPPEQQRRRAADPRDPRRRAAADPRNPARRAAGDRRAAPESVEPAPTRPRRPGEPRPVRRTSGEIHTRPAPNAKKKGKPAPRAQAAEPKAGPKPGPKPGRRRDPATVATPTKSAATAAAPATPPTTPPSGTPRTGGRLSGAGWGRALIAVASVAVLLCTGYAWNTMSDLQTRITQLGGLDLGGAEDGAVDILLVGTDSRTDAKGNPLSPEELRLLRSGDEVATNTDTILLIRIPDDGSSATAISIPRDSYVDVPGIGMSKINAAYGTTRESVRARAVGEGRSEGEAESEGTLAGRKALVDTVANLTGVQVDHYAEVGLLGFVLLTNAAGGIDVCLNDAVRDPYSGARFKAGRQTLNGPKALSFVRQRHGLPRGDLDRITRQQAFMASLTQKILSAGTLTDPGKLSELQNAVSRSVVIDDDWDIIRFAEQLKDLSGGRVKFATIPIVTEQGWSEDGQQSVVEVDPREVQTFTGDLLAPKESKGIQRGDYTVDVVNAGTIDGLASNVANILTNKGFRVGATSSGKADTRDSIVYAKDDNEAARVLAKDLGGARVVADPALADDRFKVVLTNTYAGPGSISDTGDQTDNTPASERVGNKRPPITAGNEGPMCVN
- a CDS encoding PH domain-containing protein; this translates as MAYPRENLAPGERVVLHRHPHWKCLLGPFLLFAIVTAAAGVLLGVIASSSLRSTPQTVLLIVVAVVWAAGFCWYFIRPLLAWKTTHFVLTDRRVMFRNGIVTRSGIDIPIRRINTVEFRHGLVDRMLRTGTLVIESASDEPLSFDDIPQVERVHALLYHEVLDVHDDEGHTWEGRRRDSYDQPGAGTAPTGDRSDRGGRDR
- a CDS encoding dienelactone hydrolase family protein, translating into MADDPLDDFDAEDVTLCGTTRRVHRLGSGPAVIVIAEMPGISPKVADVGRRIAGAGATAVLPSLFGVDGRDPRPENLGVVGSATNMLTTIARACITREFTILASGKTSPVASWLRALAAREHDRCGGPGVGAVGMCFTGGFALAMATDDRMLAPVLSQPSLPFAVLPGRARAIDVSESDLALVQARCARGLKVMGLRFRGDRLVPEARFAHLRELLGDAFIGIELPDESANPDSMLPRPHSVLTEDLRDEPGQPTREAYDRVIAFFTEKLGLQPTA
- the rfbD gene encoding dTDP-4-dehydrorhamnose reductase; this encodes MVPMRVTPSNPTVYIVGAGGQLGTALQERAARVDDTLVRPLTSADIDIADPTSVAAALGDLAADDVVVNCAAYTDVDGAESDEAGARRVNTVGPEVLAARTAEAGAWLIHVSTDYVFPGTAEAESPKGAGGGYEPGDVSGTPATVYGRTKLDGERAALAADPRATVVRTAWVYTGGPDSRDFVGTMRRLEQSRETVSVVDDQLGSPTYSHDLADGLWELVEGGARPEVAGAVLHATNSGSATWFDVARGVFEEIGAQPDRVLPTTTADFPRPAPRPAYSVLSGQSWASAGLTPLRPWRPALHAAIAASDAGTRSLP
- a CDS encoding nitroreductase family deazaflavin-dependent oxidoreductase; the protein is MRIPRAVARLNKRVTNPIQRQWAPRVAPYAMVEHVGRKSGRHYSIPVLAWVDGDRLTIILTYGRHTDWVRNVQAAGSFGLIRKNRHYRVTGPRVVPSDSPDIARGARIPARLFESALLGTLHRA
- a CDS encoding response regulator transcription factor — its product is MTTVLLAEDDAAIAEPLARALTREGYGCEVVSTGADALEKALDTRYELLILDLGLPVLDGLEVCRRVRAQRPALAVLMLTARTDEVDFVVGLDAGADDYVGKPFRLAELLARVRALLRRRQPGDVVLEGGALRLDARARRVLVNGHDLTLANREFDLLRFLMERAGEVVTREEILTEVWGSADLRSSKTLDMHISWLRRKIGDDRHDRPRHIVTVRGVGFRFDS
- the purE gene encoding 5-(carboxyamino)imidazole ribonucleotide mutase — its product is MSETHGPRVGLIMGSDSDWPTMKAAAEALAEFDVPFQVGVVSAHRTPQRMLDYAAGAADHGIEVIIAGAGGAAHLPGMVASATPLPVIGVPVPLRHLDGLDSLLSIVQMPAGVPVATVSVGGARNAGLLAVRILAAADPGLRARMVEFQQGLEQMVLDKDAALQQELLGE
- a CDS encoding 5-(carboxyamino)imidazole ribonucleotide synthase — encoded protein: MVRVNPREQVDGAVAPSSQVPPVPDTGRANGGSSGMPTVTMIGGGQLARMTHQAAIALGQCLRVLAASEADPAAQVSADIVLGSHDDLDDLRRAAAGSVALTFDHEGVPLEHLRALEAEGVAVLPPPAALHFAQDKLAMRVRLAELGLPVPDFADLSGDRAAARSRLIEFGEANDWAIVVKAVRGGYDGRGVWLVDGAQDALAVFDDHPEDAPALLAEQKVPMRRELSAMIARSPFGQGGAWPVVETIQRNGQCAVVLAPAPGLDDEVAACAQQMALRLADELGVVGVMAMELFETVDGELVVNELAMRPHNSGHWTMDGAVTSQFEQHLRAVLDYPLGSTVPSAPMTVMANILGAPDAPAMSMDERLHHLMARMPEAKVHLYGKGERPDRKIGHVNIVGREGDSPESVRERAERAAQWMSRATWTDGWDEHS
- a CDS encoding TIGR03089 family protein translates to MRELNTVTDAIFDAVADHSRPLLTYYDDATGERTELSGATLGNWAAKTANYLLDEIGVVEGDIVAVDLPEHWQTAGILLGALWAGADVHLDIDDDTPLVLFTSRDRLDDHPDADEVVVASLDPFALPLRDLPPGVGDYGSVVRVHGDQFFSRGPASAAVEGEPTTAVLAAARATAERDGLGPGARVVSTRPWHTADRVIDHLLAPFLVGGSLVHVTAASPERISAIAEMEKATLILS
- a CDS encoding sensor histidine kinase; the protein is MRRRLLTTTIAVLLAVGGLLGIPLSVVAWWWVAENAHQDLDNRLKIVADQLIRQEGADGRIPPESLDRDAFELLLPPNGRLTVTFPDPTGTPQRTVVGAEIDGSRLSESIALGAAGTLTLSIPRDEVRNDQFTAASIVAIIVVASVIGGTVVAAVTAGRIVDPLTDLANRAATMGRGDFRTQWKMYGIAELDRVSRALADANAELALRLEREREVAGDASHQLRSRLTAIQLRLEELTLHDDPAVVTEAEAALDQIERLACELDDLVEASRADEPAPVFVDVSGMLTTLVGDFRQVFEARGRELVVTFDGVPHALTSNPGRLREAVSVLVDNALHHGRGTCRIHVGTLPAGDLVRITVADEGDGVADEIAAHIFRRGFSGGGRPGAGRSGVGLSLARALIESDGGRLELTVRRPPVFAIVVPARLVTGREHFGTDRGDTELAVGIDEKSGRSADSGVRRDRVPHR